The following are encoded together in the Longimicrobium sp. genome:
- a CDS encoding ATP-binding protein has protein sequence MTNLAPAATSPERARRPGNGMRALAAIGAGVLAVALTIALAEFLPRSMFLFAYVAVIVSAWYGGSWPGLATGVICVMGINYYLVPPLGGFVPEDPKDLVPLVAFVGVSWLVGTTTESLQRARDAAREAAAELESANQQLQEQALEVELANAQLQEQATEMEMAHEELQATAEELEERTQAAELAGREAQEARARAEEANHAKSMFLATMSHELRTPLNAIGGYVQLMEMEIRGPITPEQREDLGRIDRSQRHLLGLINDVLDFATTEAGSASYAREPVMLDGVMDEVQGLVLPQLSEKQLAYDDSSARCGAVLLADRSRLEQVLLNLLSNAIKFTPAGGRIEVSCQPTADTVAIRVRDTGIGVPADKLDFIFHPFAQVSAGFTRTAGGTGLGLAISRDLARGMGGDLVAESTLAEGSTFTLTLPAAPLRATNVDSAEMP, from the coding sequence GTGACCAACCTCGCTCCCGCCGCCACGTCGCCCGAACGTGCGCGCCGCCCCGGCAACGGAATGCGAGCGCTCGCCGCGATCGGTGCGGGCGTGCTCGCGGTGGCGCTGACCATTGCGCTCGCCGAGTTCCTCCCGCGTTCGATGTTCCTGTTCGCGTACGTGGCGGTGATCGTTTCCGCGTGGTACGGCGGCTCGTGGCCGGGGCTGGCCACGGGCGTCATCTGCGTCATGGGAATCAACTACTACCTCGTCCCGCCGCTCGGGGGCTTCGTACCGGAAGATCCCAAGGACCTCGTGCCGCTGGTGGCGTTCGTCGGGGTGTCGTGGCTGGTGGGCACCACGACCGAGTCGCTGCAGCGCGCCCGTGACGCGGCGCGGGAGGCGGCCGCCGAACTGGAATCGGCCAACCAGCAGCTGCAGGAGCAGGCCCTGGAGGTCGAACTGGCGAACGCGCAGCTGCAGGAGCAGGCGACGGAGATGGAGATGGCGCACGAGGAGCTGCAGGCGACCGCGGAGGAGCTGGAGGAGCGTACCCAGGCCGCGGAGCTCGCCGGGCGCGAGGCGCAGGAGGCGCGGGCTCGGGCGGAGGAAGCCAACCATGCCAAGAGCATGTTCCTGGCGACCATGAGCCACGAGCTGCGCACGCCCCTGAACGCCATCGGCGGATACGTGCAGCTGATGGAGATGGAGATCCGCGGGCCCATCACACCCGAGCAGCGCGAAGACCTGGGGCGCATCGATCGCAGCCAGCGCCACCTGCTGGGGCTGATCAACGACGTGCTGGACTTCGCGACGACCGAGGCGGGAAGCGCCAGCTATGCGCGGGAGCCGGTGATGCTGGACGGGGTGATGGACGAGGTGCAGGGCCTGGTCCTGCCGCAGCTCTCCGAGAAACAGCTGGCCTACGACGACAGCTCCGCGCGCTGCGGCGCGGTGCTGCTGGCGGACCGCTCGCGGCTGGAGCAGGTGCTGCTGAACCTGCTATCCAACGCCATCAAGTTCACGCCTGCCGGCGGGCGGATCGAGGTCTCGTGCCAGCCGACGGCCGACACCGTGGCCATCCGCGTGCGCGACACGGGCATCGGCGTTCCGGCCGACAAGCTGGACTTCATCTTCCACCCGTTCGCCCAGGTGTCTGCCGGGTTCACCCGTACCGCGGGGGGAACGGGGCTGGGTCTGGCGATCAGCCGTGACCTGGCCCGCGGGATGGGCGGAGACCTCGTCGCGGAAAGCACGCTGGCCGAGGGCTCCACCTTTACCCTCACGCTCCCCGCGGCTCCGCTGAGAGCCACGAACGTCGATTCCGCGGAGATGCCGTAG